Genomic DNA from Chanos chanos chromosome 6, fChaCha1.1, whole genome shotgun sequence:
AATGCAACATTGTGGTGCAAACCTTACATACTTTTCTGTTGTACTAACTAACACAGCAAAAGATTATCAAGGTTTGATAAatagacagagacatacagttaaaaacacagttacacacatactTGCTCCCAAATTTAGTTTTTCATGGTCTATGAAAGTGTTTCTCAAACTAATGGTCTGCCAAAAATATATCTGAAGAATTTTACGCAATAATGCAGGGGGCCTTATAAAAATTCTAAGCTAAAAAGACGTCCGTAACACCAAAAAGTTTGAGAAACACCGATCTGCGGTAGCTCATGGCAACCAAGCCTTGACAACATGTTGCAGTAAGCTGGCAAGCTAGCCCTTGAGACATTAATAGCATTAATAACATGATGCATAATAGCGCAGTAAATGATGACCTGGTAGAATGGTTAACTACATGCGTGTTTCATGACTACAAAAGAATTGTAATTATGattttatgaatttatttaatgTGATTAATGTTACGCAATACTGCTTGCTAAGCTATAGCAATAGCATGAAACCACTCATTGAGCTGGCTAACCAGCCGTTTTTCTCTTAACAAAACACTTACCAGGCTCTCAAACTGACCTTCCGCCATGCTTTCGCCTTTTCAGTCCCCATAGGCTGTTAATGTGGTCTTGTACAGTTTGGGGAAAGAGCAGACTGACACAATCAATTTGTCTTCCATCTTGTCTGAAGAGATTTTTGGAAAGGGGGCGTGAAGGTGATTGGCTTTTGCCAGGCGAAATCTTTGCTCGAGTAGAACACTTTTTAAATCAAGCGAATGGTCGTTTAGCCCCTATCGCGTCGCTCGCAGTTCTGCCGCGATTAACTCCGCCCATTCGCGTCCTGCCATTGACTTAAATTCGTATTTGCTTCGCTTGAACATTTCGTGTCGCGTTCAGTTAAAACACACCTTGAGAGAAGCAGATGACGTATTTTAATACTTCGGTTAATTCTGGTGTTGTGTTACTCTGGTTATTGTCAAGGATGAAGGTTCACCAACTGTTCCAATATGGAGATTTTGGACATGGCGTAGGTAAATTCCGCTTCCATTCGTGGAGTTTGGTCCGCCAAAGCTATTCACTATGCATTTAAGCCTATGCGTTTACGCCTGGGTGTGTACAAGGAAGCGTTACGTTTAAGCTAAAAAGCACACCTGTTTGTGGTAttacttttggcagattgcttaGTTCATGTAAAAATGATTGTGTTGATAAGCCCAGCATATTTCAGTACAAAACACCGCTGTTGCAAATGAACATGATATGTATGGATGTTCAGTTACAATCAAATTCAGACTGGATGATCATTAAAGCTAATTTATCGCAAGGAACAATTGGCATGATTTGCTATGACCATGTAATttggcacacacatcagatgtgagTGCGTTGCTGGAATCAGTCTCGAATTGCCGGAGGTGCAAGGGCCTGCCATGGCTGCTTGTGgctatatttatttttattcttattcttgCTGTTTATAGATCATGGGTGGGCTGATCAACAGATATCAATTACATAAAATTTGGttttgaaaagaataaaaaaaatttcaaataaaactctTTTCAAGGCTGTTCAAACTTTGAGTTAACGTAACATATTCAGTCATTTCTCCCCCTAGAAttttttcctcatctcttcTCAATGCAAGCTGATATGGTCTTAAAATTTCAAAGACTGAGAGGTAATTTTGCTGTGGAGGGTGTAAACATCCTTAACTTACctggaaaacaaagagacttCTGGCTCCGGCACAAACCATGGTAGTTTTAACAGAACCTCCCCACCAGCTACCGCTGGAGCAGGTCTTGTGGTCCACCACAGGCAGGTAGGCCTGTTTcagctgagaggagagctgACCCCAGCTATGATTAATGACAACAGAATTTGGGAGTGAGTCTGGTGCCCACTAAGACATCTCCATGAATCAACGTAATGGACATTACTCACTAGAGGTACGGCCCCAGCCAGTGATGTAACAGGGGTTATTGTGGGGCAGGACCTGACCAGACGGAGGCAGAAGAGCCAGCTGTACGTTGGAGTTCAGAACGGCTTCGTTGGACAGACGGAGCAGAGCAATGTCGTATCTATAGATGACAAAAGGATCTtgtcaacaaacaaaaatgacaaatggagaaatcCAAACATCCAAACATACATATGCTAAGGTAACACTAATTAGCATTGTCGTTCTGACATTGTTATGCAAATTAACCAACATAATCATGCCAATTAATTTTCACTGTAGTTTGAACATAGATCTGAGCATTTTTGCAGGGCAGTTCTGTTATACAGGGAAAGATTCTATTGTTTTAGTGCTTACCCACTTGAGATCCTGTTGGAGTTCCAGTTTGGGTGGATGTAGACATGACTCACTCTAGTGTACTGCTCCTTGCCCTCATGGGCAGAGATGTTATGGTCTCCAAGGACAACGCGCCATGTCCTACGactgcatgcatatgtgtaaccaataggtgatttgttattttttaaaggggggatggcccaatggtcacttaCACTACTCTAGAGAGTATATAGgaggatggcaggttaacacgggagatgcattttggtcattttgttaacaagggggatggcatcctccctcatctctctacaaatcacctactgtacATAGCACATGAACGAGTTGTACTAATTGCTGTAAtcaactgagagaaaaagccCTGAGACAACCCATaatgaatattacattttacttcattctcttctttttacCTGTCAACACAGTGAGCAGCAGTCATCACCCATTGTTTCCGAATCAGACTGCCTCCACAGGTATGGTAATAGTTGCTGCCAGATTTATACTGGAgagagatctgagagagagagagagagagaagaagaagaagaaatcagaGGAGCTGTCACTTCTTTCCGCCTCATTCAGTGACTTCCCCATTTCTGTATGTAGGGCAGGGTTAATGTAGCAGAGCAGTATTAAGGTCCTTTGAGATGTCAGCTGCAATGGCAGTAATACCTACCTGCCAGGGCCAGGAATTTGGTCTTGCTATTTCACCACCCACTActctctcctccacagtctCCACTCCTCCACAAGCACTGCAgaggtacagagacagagaaggagagagagagagcctctcaTTAAGCTGTAAAGATCCTGATATCAACTGAGCAAAGGTAACCTTTTGTGTCAGGAATTATAGTCAAGATTCAGTTTTGAAATCCGTGAAGATTGTTTTAATGATTCATTTAACAATTTATCATAAATGGTGAATGATATGTTATATAATTGTTTAATAGTGAATTATTGTAATTAAAAGTCAGAATCAAGGAGGTGAGGAATGACATAACTGCTCTgatgttcattctctctcttttttggctTTTTACATTTCTCTGCCACACATTTTGTCCTCCGATCATTACTTGAATCTTGAGAGAAGCATTTTTATTCAGCGTTTCTGCTGAGTTTGACCTGTTCCACTAATCTGGATGTGCTGCTTCTTGCTTCTCTTACGGTAATGTAGTCAACACTGCAACACAGGGAAATATGACTACATTGTCAATTATTGAGCATAGTGTTTGTCTGCaccagcttattaatgattgtAGATGTGATTTGGAAACCGCAAGCTTTAGTGTGGCAAGTCAAAGCTTAATCAACGTTTGTGCATGCCACAAGAGATCAAATTAATAACACTGTATTTATGGACTTCAAAACAACATTACATTTTGTCATGACTTTGGGGAGTGTAGTTCTTTTTTCTGGCCATGTGGGGTCCACAGTCTTTGTTTTTGCCTGTCACATGTCTAGTTTCCTTGTTCTCATAGTTGACTGATTTCACCCGTGTCTTGTTTGTCTAGTTGAGCCTTCTGTTCTCTTtagttctttgctcagtctcgAGTTGCCACCTGTGTGCAGTTCCTGGCCAAGCCTTGTTGTAAGCTATTGCCTGTTGTTGACCTcctctttgcctgtttttggattACAATTCTGCCTGTTGTTTTTTGGAGTTGTTACTTGATCTCTGCCTACTCGATTATTTGACCCCTTGCCTGGACTAATGTCTGATTTCGCCTGACTCTCTTTGAACACTTCTGCCTTGATTTTCAAAGTAAAGAAACACTTAAACTGAACTCCTCCTGCCTTGATCTCTGCATTTAGGTCTAACACACAGTTTGCGGCATAAGGGTAAGGCTCTGGATTTCCAAGCTGGAGTTCCAGGTTTGATTCCCAGATCTGCTGTTACAGCGTTTACTTGGCTTTCAAAGAGCTTCAGACAGTTACCAGTGTTATTATAGTCTTGCGGAGTACAGTCCTTTGAACACCTGGAAGCTCCACAGAAAAGCAGGCAACTATATAATCTTGACAGCTGCTAAAAGCCAGAGTTCTGCTGTATTTCTCAGAGGAGAGTGCAATTTTAAGAATGGTACAAAAGTTCCAAAACCTTTCAGACAGTACAGTCTGGGATGTTTGGTCCACACTAGTTACTGAAAAATAGTTCTAGGGTACTATGTAACCAAAATACTCTGTAGGCTATTACGTATATCAGTATAATGATTGTTACATACtgttacacactgtacacaatTTGCATGTCCTCAGACACCACAATTTCAGTAACTTCAGGCCTCAGAATGTACAATGATGTTAAAACATGTCTGATTTTGGTCAAAAGCTAAATTCATATGGCAGTGTCGAATCACTATCTGTAGATTTTACCTTATTAATTTTCAAGTAATTTTTTGGAGCAAGGAAATTTGTTGTTTCACATTTTTTGGACCGGATTATGacagaggagttttttttttttttttaaacctttccCAGCCTACTGTCAGTTCCAGAGAAAAGGCTATTTCTGCTTAACAGCTCTTGCAGGTTCTAGGGCCTATGAGTGACATACTCTAACAGTGTATCCTACATCTGGGGTTCACAGCAGTAGCGCCCAATGTGACACTTGTTGATTATGCTTCTGAGTACATGGGAACACAGGTGGTTATTTTCCCTTGAGGCTCTGAATTAGCCAGGGTCACTCACCAGgggaaatggggggggggggggtacccaTGTTATGATTACAATCAAGCAAACAGTGCTCTGTTAGCCATAAACGGGCACTGGCACACCATAAGCCACCACAGCAGCTGTAGTAACTTAGATTTTACAAGTATATGGAACTCAAGTGGGATGCGACACCTTTCCTTAGTGCAAAATTTCATGATCTGGTGTTAGTTGATTGCGGTTTAGCGTTGTTGTCTTTGGTACTACTCCAGAACTTGCCATAACCGTTTACCTTGGCTTAGATCTGGCGACTGAGACAACTGTGGCATCATGTTTTTTGGTGACCATGTGGACCCTGTGGGGGTGGCAGTGTTTTTTTCATCATGGAAGAGACCACTTCCACCAAGATAGAAATGGTTCCCCATTGGAtgaataggcgctttcgcaccgaacagttctagggtctaattcgataggaactaccccctgtggagcttcccctagaactacattcgttctagggccttttttctgtttgctttcgcaccgccagtaggaacgctgaagtgacgtaagccggccgacggtatagcagctaagagctgttgtttacgactaaccaggatagctgcccattttgaagtacaaattacaatgacttttaagacctttcaAATacttccaaaaggaaaaaaagaaccattactgcggcaaaagaaatcgacagaCTAGattacagtatacgcaatgagttttattgaatttgaatgacagaaatattgattgcacattagataacctataactgccttctcattaacgaaaataaaactgtatgacgatagacccagtccaatggagaaaataatttcccaatgcatttatgcatttaccaccacagtagcagtgaatgacttgatgggcatagtacttttcgggtgctagcatagcgcttgtgcctgacccttgctcgcggcatcgtgtttttttcccccccttttcccccgccgcagccctaaaatcgtaagctggataaacacattcttattttaggttaaaatgcggatcacagccacacaagcggacatacaagcacctaccgaagcggagtgtacgctacctcttcaatgtacaaatatacattggacgttgcaaaatggtcattgttgggggatataaaataccggtaaaataaaacataaaaactatgtgccccctcctacaattccagacattttgagacatgaatatcaaaagctaaatgaaatacattctaagactttatattttgcacggatctttaaaaatggcggttgcaatcatcgtatacctgcgtctggaccaatggctgtacacctacgtcacaaggttcctattgtgctgcaaaagtacctaccctggagtaggggctaaaaaagcccctcaaaacggcgttcttagaactaaaatcgttctaagttcctgcggtgcgaacacgccaaaaagggggtactttctccaacagttctaagaactatgaaaagttcctccggtgcgaaagcgcctattgtgCTCACACAACACTTCTTTGTATTTGCAAGTGTTATCTTGCTCTCTGGGGAGCTGAGTAAACTAaaaccatgccaggaaaatgcCCTGAAAAAGCCTTAGCCATAACAGAGCAGCCAGGACCCTTCACTGTAGCACGCAAGCGTTCAAATCAGTAGGTTTCTTCTGGTAAGCACCACACATGCACTGGTCTGCTTGCTGAGAACACAAAGACAACTGATCTGACCAGATTTTTCCATTGCTCGGTAGATCTCTGCCtgtttattcgtttatttagagtttgtgtttgtttgagtttcaACCATAGCTGGGCTAGGAGATGGTGTCTTCAACACCTCCTTAGCCATTGCTCCACATAAAACATCAGAATAGTGCTTGTCACTAAAACCGGCCAGGTGTTCCCTAATAATCACCCCTAAATCACTGAGGTCTCTCCTCACCATAGTAACCATAATAAAGGGAAACTGGGCATGCCCAGCATTTGTATGCGACCCTAAGCATGTTGTAACGTTTAATTGCTTAATTTCCAGGTGAAAATTTTTTCTGGGAAAGAATATTTCGAGGTTGAGTGAactgcagagaaaagagatCCCATACACATCTTCCTGTATGGACTTCCTTTATCTTTCAAAACTGATATCAGTACTCTTAAAACGCCCACTTGAAGACACAGTTCTCAGGATACATAATAAAAGCTGAAAAGTTATAGTAATGTAACTGCTCTTTCAGCACAGAATGCATTAACTGAGGCTTTGACTCACAAAATGAACTCCAAGACAAGgactgtgtttgctgaatgGGTTCTCTTTATTCAGTTAGTATGGATGTGGAACTAGAGTGGATGGTCTGGATCCCATTTTGTGTTCCATTCAGTTTATCCCATGATCTGCAGAAGAAAAATTCTGTAAATGATCTCAGATACATTTGACAAATCTGTAAATATCCCAAATGTTAAACTTGAGTGAGAGTTTCAtttgacagtgaaaaagaaaaagaaaaaacaaaacaagtgctTTAAACATATATCTACTTACTCCCTGCAACCAGCTGATGTAGGCAGACACACGGGTGAAGACAGTGGGCTTCCTCAAGGTGTTACAGCCAAGAGAGGACACAAAGCTGGTCACTCCATGGACAACGTAACGGCCGCTCACCAAACAGTTCAAGGGGCCACCGGAGTCACCCTTTCATGATGAGAGTGACAACAGTTAAAATACAGATTAACAATACTAATATCACAATACCAATATCTACTCTTCGAAAAGTGAAGTCctcagtgtatgtatgtataagaATTATAAGAATGCAAAAGGTGCCTCACATTGCAACCAGAATCGCTGCCGCCACCAGCGCAGACCATGGTGGTCTTAACGGTGCTGCCCCACCAGCTGCTGCTGGAGCAGGTCTGGTGGTCCACCACAGGCAGGTAAGCCTGCTTCAGCTTGGCAGACAGGGGACCTCCAGCTGTAATATAAACAGGACACTGAGCTTGAGCTCTACCCTTGAAAGAGTGTTGAAggaaaatatacaaatataacgTGAGGTGTAATTCATCAGTgtgagatgtaaaaaaaaaaaaaaaaaaaatcaagcgtTCATGCATCACATTTGCACATCAGCATGAAAAGTGCTACTCACTAGAGGTACGGCCCCAGCCGGTGATGTAGCAGGCGTTATTGTTGGGCAGGACCTGACCAGATGGAGGCAGAGTAGCCAGCTGTACTTTGGAGTTAAGAACAGCCGCAGTGGACAGACGGAGCAGGGCAATGTCATATCTGTGGACAGAGGAGTGGACCCCATTGGAGCCTTTAATacagtctctttctttcctgtccATTAAACCAGTGTCTGGGTTCCTGTCTAAATCTGTAGTATCCAAAATGTGGGATGCAAAAAAACTCTTGTTAAAGAATAATAGAAGAATAAAGAGTAGATTGATGAATAATATGGTGAAGCACAAACCCTCCAGCCACGTTGTTGCGGTTCCAGTTGGGGTGAACGTAGACTGCGCTAACACTAAGGTACTGCTCTGTACCCTCATGGGTGTAGATGTCATGATCTCCAACCACAACACGCCAAGTCCTTGAACTGCAGAAAGGTTGAAATCAAATCATATGAGAATGTAGAATCTTCTGTGAAGCTGGGGCTTGTTGAAATACTACACAAATACATGGGTTTCTCAGTAACCCATGCTTgaatttctttctcttgctgtaatatgaaatattttattaatttcatttacGTGTCGACACAGTGAGCTGCAGTCATCACCCATCCTGTTCTGATCAGACTGCCTCCACAGGTGTGGTAGTAGCTGCCACCAGAGAGATACTGGAGagagatctgagagagaaggaggaaaagaaatcaGAGGATCTGTCACTTGTTTTAACTCATTCTGTGACTTTTCCATGTCTGTATTCAAGGAAAGGTCGATGTAGCACAGCAGTATTTAGTTCCTCTGAGATGACAGTGAGCTGCGATAGTGATAGGTCCTAGAGAAAGATCTGAGATGGAGACAACAGTTGTCACaaccacaggagagagaaaagtcaatAGGGAGGCGGAACAACAGCTTGAAGTGCAGAGCTAAAAGCAACCTTTTTGTCTAACACCAAGTCAAACTGTTGGAAAAATCTCAGAGTCACTGTTTCAAGCTCAAAGAATTCATAGGCTGCCAACTGCCTGTCTGTTGTTAGCTCCATGGCTTACCTGCCAGGGCCAGGAATTAGCACTTGCGATCTCACCACCAACAACTCTCTCCACCATGGTCTGGTGCTCCAGGTATATGGGCTCAGCATCCTCGGCCAGCACTGAGGAcggacaaaaacacattcaagttTAATACAACATCTGAACAGccaaaagaagagaaatttaTTACAGTGTCAAGACCATTAAACCAGAAAGACAAAAagtcaacaaaaagaaaaagtatttaaatttaaaaaaagtaattttgctATTACCCAGGGCGGCGAGGCTGGTCAGCAAAAGGAATCTCAGcatgtctgtagtgtatgaaaTGACTACGTGACCCAGGAAGCTCCCACATCTTTTATACACAGTCTGTATATGCATTATGGCTTCTTTTGGTGTGCACAGATGTGTTTGGTCTCACGGTTATCAGCATTACCAAGGACTATCTGCAAATATGACATGCGATAAGCTTGCCCTGCTAAATTCCATTGAATTTTCCTCATGATTTTTCAATGCCCACAGCTCACCTTATCTGTCCTTGCACATGGTCCACAAGCAATAACCATGTGCATTGCAGCACTTTTAAATTTAACCTAGGGGATGAACTCTCTTGATAAACGATGCATTGTGAAATAAGCTTAAAAAATTCAAGTTTCTCAGTTTTGACAAGACAGTCTTATAACTACTGTTTAAGTGAATTTTTGAGTGTATGTTGTAAgtctgtcattttaaatcacatttctgTTAGTCTGTTAACTTAAAACTTAAATGATTTTacagaaacattcaaataacTGAGGTTGACATAGGAAACAAATATAGCCAAACAATTGAACAAGTGGTTTGTTTAGAAATGCAATATTTAGTATGGCGCAGGAGAGCTGATAAGGAAAAGAAGTTAGTCGTGGAGTGCAGGGTGATTTGAGGTCATTCAATGCTaaaattataatatataatttcACTATAATTTCAATGAATCTGTGGTCAAGGAAATTAAATAGAAAGACATACGAGTAAACCAGGTGTGTAGAAATAATTCTTGAACGCCTTTTAGAAATATCATAAATCTTGCGTCTGAATGAGAGTACATGTATATTTTGTAAGATAGACCTAGAGTGGTATTAGCTCCAAGATGTCGTGTGAAGCCAGTATGTAAAAATGGTTGCTGTAGGGTGAACAGAGACATTTCGTTGGAGGTAAGTAAATGGTTCCTATCATTCACATTTTAACTGAATCTGAGTTTGAGGCTCTGTCATTGACACAGTAGTTGCAGTAATAGCTTATTCAACGTTTTTAAGACAAATGTGAAGTGTTGGGTCATCTTTGTTTCTCATTCCTATTATAATCATTTTGTTACATAccaacatgtttttgtgttgtgatatTTTTCACTGTAATCACTTTGtaataaataagaagaaaattAAGAAGTGAAATGGTTTTCTTAATAAATAAGAATAGATGGAACATGTTTCCCAAATCTGTATAAACCTCTTTATAAATGTCTTTTGTAGacagtattttgtatttaattCAAACAATCAGCAGTATTAAACACTGTCTTAACATTTGTATTTACATGCATTATTAACTGTTGTTTATGGGTCTTCtatcataaacaaacaattcgaaatcataaaatgaatttccaaaacaatgtaaataagtttcaaaacattcagtgtCACAAATTATTTTGAGTTGCTTGCAGAAAATTATTCCTACACACTAGGTGGAGCTAATACATAACACAACTAGAGAAGACACATTAACAGTCAGTCAATGGTCATTCTATTCTAGAAATTTCTAAGAGTATGATTTACCACACCTTCTAACCTGgtgctcattcattttcacatcctctacaattaatgaaataaaagatcTAGACAATTGTACAAAATGATGGAgactattttaattttaattaagaAAATAATTTGCAGCTGTGGCAGTGCTTGCAGCTAAACTCTTCTTTACcatttaaaactaaaactatCTTTTTGGCCAAAAAGGCTATGCTTTTCATGTGACCTTTCAGAGGcagcaaaaagaaatgaaatattttcgTTTAATAATGGTTCAAAACACTGCAGCAAAGGTTACATTACCACATTACAAAGTATGAAGGGGTCACACAAGGAGAAttgttgaaatgaaacaaaccagGGCTCTCACACAGTGTTAAGGCTATTGGCAtatcacatacagacacacaaagacctCACTTAACAAGAAGTTCAAAGACCTCACTGATGATCAAATTATAAACATTTCTAATGTTTTCACACTAGATGGTGAGGTTTACATAGTTTTTCTAGATTCCTGTCCTAGTAATACACTGAACGTCATATTTTTGGTACAGCTATGCACAAACTTGGATGGATTCAAATCATCTACTGTAGATCTTGTATTTGTAGAGCTGGTTCTGACATATTGCTCCTGCACTAAAAAAATGTGCAGCAGTGTTTTTCTCAGGGGCTGGAGTTGCAAAAGACCATTTTAAATATCTACACAGTTCTGagtattttctgtattttggtGTCAGTAatatgaaacacaaagacacagtcatacagacatgcacacagaggtACACTTGAGGTACACTTTCAGAAGTGCTGACTTCTGTTTGTAATTCAGATCAGGCCTCATTTTGCAAAAGTGTCTTGAACCTAAGACATTTGCAAAAGTAattttaagaaacaaaaattCACTTGTGAGTTGTTTCCCAAAACTTTAAGAAGCTGGTGAAAATCATTATAGAATTAATTACTCTTAGAAAGCTATGTGGACCATAAGGAGCGGAGACTTCACACAAGACACTTGCAAGACTGATCAGAAGCCAGAAAGGTATATTCTAATGTTGTTTGGCTGTTCATACAGCCTTAATACTACTCTGCAGTCAGCGGATATAGAATCTCACAGGAGGGTTACGCAATTAAAACATCTAGGCatacagttttaaaacagtAGTACTGAGGCTACTggcatatttaatattttatatcttTTATGTCAGATCATTTAATGAAATCTGAAATAAAGCACATCTTTGCATTCCACACATCACTTTGATTTGCTTAAACTTGTAAACCTgctttattcttatttttctcattttttgtcCCCAAGATTACGTTTGTATCCTTTTTGCCATTACTTCATTCCCACATACTTGCGACATGTAACATTTCTTCTGTCCTTGAAtaatatctgattttttttctttcctcattaAATTTCAGTAAGCAATTTACGTATTAAACTATGAGTCAGGTCTTACAATCAGTCTGACCAATTGGGCCTTTAATAAGGTCTGGGCAAAGCTGTGATTCCGCTATCAAACATCAAGTCTTTACGTTGTAAACCCAAACCACCAAGAGTGAAATATTCAACATCACAGTCAGACT
This window encodes:
- the LOC115815302 gene encoding elastase-1-like; translated protein: MVTKKHDATVVSVARSKPRPEVTEIVVSEDMQIVYMETVEERVVGGEIARPNSWPWQISLQYKSGSNYYHTCGGSLIRKQWVMTAAHCVDSRRTWRVVLGDHNISAHEGKEQYTRVSHVYIHPNWNSNRISSGYDIALLRLSNEAVLNSNVQLALLPPSGQVLPHNNPCYITGWGRTSSDWGQLSSQLKQAYLPVVDHKTCSSGSWWGGSVKTTMVCAGARSLFVFQLSNNIPVLRHYLDESFDLRADLRLSRQSATALCVALTLNSDHGWQKDIEVLVFLYWLAHAASFMVVSRAFDIPKSSVHLTVHKAICDHRGRFIDIFVGYPGSVHDARVLKTVQCI
- the LOC115813783 gene encoding elastase-1; this encodes MLRFLLLTSLAALVLAEDAEPIYLEHQTMVERVVGGEIASANSWPWQISLQYLSGGSYYHTCGGSLIRTGWVMTAAHCVDTSRTWRVVVGDHDIYTHEGTEQYLSVSAVYVHPNWNRNNVAGGYDIALLRLSTAAVLNSKVQLATLPPSGQVLPNNNACYITGWGRTSTGGPLSAKLKQAYLPVVDHQTCSSSSWWGSTVKTTMVCAGGGSDSGCNGDSGGPLNCLVSGRYVVHGVTSFVSSLGCNTLRKPTVFTRVSAYISWLQGIMG